The Mercenaria mercenaria strain notata chromosome 1, MADL_Memer_1, whole genome shotgun sequence nucleotide sequence tgtgtgtgtgtgtgtgcgtgtgtgtgtgtgagagagagagaaaatatgTGTTCAAACAGTCTCATAAACCCGAGTGCTTTCGGTTTTTAAAGCCTTTTTTAAGGGAGGCATACATCAAAACGTATTTTCCGCCTATATAGTTCGATAAATAAATGCTAACAATTAGTTGTTTGAAcataatattttttctcatactctataattttatttttatattcgtGTATCCTTCTGGTATCCAATGTGTTCGAAAggcattttgttgatttttttctttattttctcactaatatatatattatttacagttatttcatCATGAACATAgatttttataacttataaaatttaaagtgacttACTTTCCCAACGTGGCCGAGTGCTGTTAAATAAAATTCTCTATGTGTTTGTACTGTACATAACATGATGTCACCATGACAATAttcatttacttacttacttatttagtTACTTATATGGAACAATTTCAAATCACCCAGAGGGACACAGCCTTTGAACGGCCACTAACAACAACGctgggagtttaaaccggttaaaAGTGCACCATTCACAACTGTGTTCCGAAGTTACATAACagaataattaaaagttatcttCGCCAGGTGATTACCTTGGTTAAAGGAGGCATTCTaggtaaaacacaaaaatgctcgtgaaAATAATAAGAATTGGACACGTAAGGAATCACAAACAAATACATTCAATGAGCATAAAGAGGAATGTAATTTGAAGTCAacatttgaatatcaaataagcaACTCCTTCACGTGGTTTACcttctaatttaccatggttcagagttcaaaTGCACAGGAACTGAAGCACGAGATCGGTTGCCCGAATGGTTAGATATTCAGCATCTGAACAAGAAACCGTAAAATATAACCAATAAACAACAATAAGCATATACAGCGCTACAattccttttttgtttaaatgtaaaacaaaaatgcatcatAATAGAATACACTCAGTCTAGCTCTAAATTGATTGAGACTTAGTTCTATTTTTTACACACATTACATTCACATGGTACATTTCAAGGAATATACTTTTCTAAAACACATTATGAAAGATTAACCCACAGATAACAATACGGTACGGAGATGTTGCTGTTTATAAGAGAGACGAAGGCAATATGTATCAACTATAGCATACCAATTTCACACTTAACCTAAATTCAGCCTTACAAGCGTCAAGCTGTACATAAAATTTGGGTtcatacatttttgaaaatcataatatttttacaaaatattcatttgtatTTTGTCACCACTCGTCAGTGTCTAAACATTCCGCTATGATCACAGGTGCCATCGCATAGAATTCTTCCTCTGCTATATATCCATCAccttaaaatacaaaagaaatttcTGTTTACTAAtagtctatataatgtatattacaGGCTACTGTTTGGATTAAACGGATGCGAGTCATAATGCGTGAAAGCATTATCAATCTCAGTGTCTATACAAAAGTACTCACAAAAGAACCTTTCAAATGCAAGTTTCGGTGCGTCAAGCCATTGGATATGTCAATTTTAAAGTTTTGTCTTGTCAAAGTTCATATTTGGcgatattttgcattttcattcAGGTAAAATCTTAGGCGTATGAGCGCGCacgcgcgtgtgtgtgtatgtgtgtgtgttggtggttgtggtgggggggggggggggggggggggggggggggggggggggggggggggggggggggtgctatGGGGGCAAAGTTCGAGTCGGGGACCAAATATTCATTGAACCCTAACTTCTGACATAAAACTGGTTTAACTGGTCGCTTCTCCCCTAACACTTTAGAATAATTCCTACGTAGTTGATTACTCAGAGGTCGCGTAGAAATCTTCAATGCAAAGTTGAtgcatatttcttgaaaaaatattaacatagacttaaaaataaaactgattaaaGTTAGGCATACGCTTGTTAAAGATCATGCATAAGATAGTGTTGTTCACGTTCAGAGTTGATTTAAACAAGGTAAACGAATGAAATAAAGTTTCTAAGCTTCACTTTACATCATTTTGACGACTTACTTTTCTCTTACTAGGAAATTTGATTTTACACACCTGGTGTTATGTCCAGATCTTTGAATAGAGCATTGGTCTTTTCATTGTTCCCGAAGATAGCATGCAGTTCTTCCTTAACTATTGTCCCGTCCCGATCGTCATCGTATGTGTAGAAATTACACGGATCTACTTTGAGTGTAATATTGTAATgctgaaatggaaaaaaataagtACAAGCAAATGAAATGGTGAACGACTACTGGTCAAGCCTAAGTCTTTCCGAAAACTTTATTCAATGTGTATGTGAATCTTTTGTTCAAAATAAGGTTTCATTATTTactaaacataatattttttctaTGAATTGAAAAATAACCCAACTGTACCGATTGAACACTCCTTTTTCGAAACCGGAACTCGACACCAGCTTCTACTCCCCAGTTTCCGTTGGTATCTACACCTCCACCCACATGGGCGGAACCCCTATCCCACTCGTGTGTAACAGTCCCATGGATTCTACCATAATTTCTGCGCGCCTGTCCCGTAACTCCGACTGAAGTTCTTCCCCTTCCCCTTCCGCAACTATCCACTGACCAATAGCAGTATGATAATAAAATCATTATCATGCATGTGATTTTCTGAAACAGAGTTATTTCTTCAAACGAATTATCATTCtcaattttatacaataaaaaattaaatattattttataaatat carries:
- the LOC123545149 gene encoding uncharacterized protein LOC123545149 gives rise to the protein MDLFIGSVHVAQRSFITGSKTAASPYQEVVKGMNVIMKITCMIMILLSYCYWSVDSCGRGRGRTSVGVTGQARRNYGRIHGTVTHEWDRGSAHVGGGVDTNGNWGVEAGVEFRFRKRSVQSHYNITLKVDPCNFYTYDDDRDGTIVKEELHAIFGNNEKTNALFKDLDITPGDGYIAEEEFYAMAPVIIAECLDTDEW